CCAGCTCCCACAGGGGCGTGTCAGGTTCGGGTGGCGCCGCGGGCGCTGGCGGCGAACTGGTCGGTCGGCAGCACGTGTTTGCGTTCCAGTACGCGGTAGACGACACCGGTGAGGATCAGGCCGAAGACCATCACGCCCGACAGGAAATACAACCCCGACGCCAGGTTCCCGGTGTACTCCTTCAGCGCGCCAATCACGAACGGCCCGATGTAACCACCGAGGTTGCCCACCGAGTTGATCAAGGCGATTCCCGCCGCCGCACTCGCGCCGGCAAAGAACCGCCCGGGCAACGTCCAGAACACCGCCGTGCAAGAGAACAGCGCAAACGCCACCAGACACAACGCCGCCAGTTGCGCTACCGGCAACGACAGCCAGGCACTCAGGAACAAGCCAATCGCGCCCAACACATAAAGCACCGCCAGATGGCCGTAGCGATCATTCAAACGGTCGGAACTGCGCGGCACGATCAGCAAGCCGATGATCCCGAAGATGTACGGCACCGACGACACGAAACCGGTCACCAGATCACTGCCGCCAAACTGTTTGATCAGGGTCGGTAGCCACAAGCCCAAGCCATAAATGCTCAGAGTCACCGGCAGATAAAACAGCGCCAGCAACAACACGCGCTTGTCTTTAAGCGCATGCAGCGGATTGCCGTGACGGGTCTGGCCGTATTCCTGCAGATCCTTTTTCAGCTCGCCGGTCAGCCAGTCCTTTTCGGCCTGATCCATCCATTTCACTTGTTGCGGGCCATCCGGCAGCCAGCGCAATACCGGCCAGGTCAGCAGGATCGCCGGGGTGCCGATGACGATGAACAGCCACTGCCAGCCGTGCAGACCAAGAACGCCGTCCATGCCGAGCAAACCGCCGGACACCGGGCCGGTGATCATCATCGCGATGGGTTGGGAGAGGATGAACAGGCCAAGAATCTTGCCGCGATGGCGCACCGGGAACCATTGGGTGATGTAGTACAGAACACCGGGAAAGAACCCCGCCTCTGCCGCGCCGAGCAGAAAACGCATCACGTAGAAACTGTGCGGGCCTTGCACGAACGCCATGCCGATGGTGATCGCGCCCCAGGTGATCATGATTCGTGCAAACCAACGTCGGGCGCCGAAGCGTTCGAGCATCAGGTTGCTGGGGATTTCGAGAAGGAAATAGCCGATGAAGAACAGCCCGGCGCCCAAGCCATAAGCCGCATCACCGATACCGATGTCGGCACCCATGTGTAATTTGGCGAAGCCGACGGCGGAGCGATCCACATAGGCGATCAGGTACAGCAGGATCAGGAAGGGAATCAGTTTCAGTGTGATGCGACGAATAAGCCGCAATTCCTGGCTCATGGGATCGGTCTCCGATTGTTGTTTTTATAGAACCTCGGGGGACGCCTCTCGCGGAAAACCGCCAGGGCCATCCCTCCGTCGAAAACGACTATATAGTAATACTATTTACCCAACAACCACTTCCAAAGCGGCAAATTTGCGCTTATGTTAAGCCTCAGCTCGAACACTATAGTCATACAATAAGAGAATCGAT
The sequence above is drawn from the Pseudomonas sp. FP2196 genome and encodes:
- a CDS encoding MFS transporter — protein: MSQELRLIRRITLKLIPFLILLYLIAYVDRSAVGFAKLHMGADIGIGDAAYGLGAGLFFIGYFLLEIPSNLMLERFGARRWFARIMITWGAITIGMAFVQGPHSFYVMRFLLGAAEAGFFPGVLYYITQWFPVRHRGKILGLFILSQPIAMMITGPVSGGLLGMDGVLGLHGWQWLFIVIGTPAILLTWPVLRWLPDGPQQVKWMDQAEKDWLTGELKKDLQEYGQTRHGNPLHALKDKRVLLLALFYLPVTLSIYGLGLWLPTLIKQFGGSDLVTGFVSSVPYIFGIIGLLIVPRSSDRLNDRYGHLAVLYVLGAIGLFLSAWLSLPVAQLAALCLVAFALFSCTAVFWTLPGRFFAGASAAAGIALINSVGNLGGYIGPFVIGALKEYTGNLASGLYFLSGVMVFGLILTGVVYRVLERKHVLPTDQFAASARGATRT